The genomic interval caacccaacttgccTATTATTTGCATTCCCTCTTTCAACAATTGAAGGCAATACACTCCCAACTTCACGTAGGTTGCAACGGTCAACAGTTGGTGGGAGTTTCTCTTCTGGTTATGACGAAAGAAGCTAAACACACCAGAAAGGAGTGGAGTCCATTTTGTTTAatgttattgtaaaaaaaaaagtcaggtgACTATTACAACATAGGTGATTAAAACGCAATTACACTCGTCGTTCCACTATCTAAACAGTCAAGGTTGGCCTTCCTATTCAGACAGTAGAAAgtttggggaggggaggaaacGGGGAGATAAGAgacataaaaaaaagaaaagaaatccttgCGTCGTGTTTTCTCTTCTACATCGTAAAGCCGTTCTCACAGAGACGGCTTCTACTACACACTTCAGGAAATTCAGTTGTAAATAAAATTGAACCTgccgaaggaagagaagaaagattaAATCAAGGgcacaattttaaaattaatgcttAATAACTGGCTGATTATCCTGTGAGTATCAGAGTTGTACCGTATGGGAAGTTGTGCTATACTCTTACCTGCTCAAAAGCTGAGGAAGGCTGGAAATGATCGGCCCATAGCCTGGTGCATTGTCATAGAGTTCAAACAAAGGAGCTGCTACCAGCTTGTAATTTTTGGGGACTGCAAACAAAGCTGGAAGAAACCCAAGAGTTGGTCTGAGTCAAGAACCAAAGTGTaagactatttttcttttctttagatgTGAAAATTAAACATATAGATAGCAATAGTTATTTGAGATAATCTGAAAGATCTGGGGCTGTAGCAGTCATTCCCCAAAGAAGCTATGAAATGCAAGCCTCAATCCAAACAAAGTTTAAGCTCTTTCAAGTTCCACTTTATTCAATgtgaaggaaaaaagggaaatcaATGCCTAATTCCCACACTGTAGAGTAATTAGGGTGCAAAGGCCTTAATCTTGGCTGAATGGGGCCTTTAATAAAGTAGCCAAGTAGCAGGATGCAAACTCCAAGTGCAATACACAACCAAGTGAAAAGCAGTGGCCATACTAGAACAGAACTTCTTAAAACGATTTTCCAATTGTTTTTAGAaaattttatgtgaccccaggtatataaaacaggtttacaaataaaacatttattttgctaAAGAGGCTGTTTGTGAGCCCACTTCATGTTGTTGTGAACAGATCTGTGTAAGTGGGtggcaattattttatttattattttatttaagctATTTCTAACCCGCCTTTCTCTATTGGGAAACCCAGAAATCTCCACAGGCTTTCGGAAGTGTGATCCTTTGGAGATTAATTCGCATTCACACTATCTGGAATAATCATAACTTTGAAAGCATGACCTTTTTGTAAAGAATGATATTCCTGAGAAAAGTTAGAAACTGGCTTGAGTCACcattctccttagtggtaaatatccactagtattcatgcaaggcaatttaggtttctcagctgtaaGACTGAAATCCCTGCTTATCTCTTTGATAAgagattaataatattaataataattttacgaCAGCCAATTTTTTTGTGACTCCCACATTGAGCATTTGAGGTCTGGACTCACAGTTTAATAAGCAATGTACTAGAAATACTGGTCAGTACATGTTCTAGTAAGCTTAGAAGAGCAGTAGCACGATGCAGGGGATAATACAGAGAAACAGAACTTGATCACTGACTTGCAGTGTCTAGAAATTTGTGGATTATAGTTCCTACAAATCCCCTGGCCACAATTGTGGGATCGCAATGGGATCTAGCATCCAATCTAGGTTTCCCACCACTGATGTAAGGCTTGCAGAAGAGTCCTCTGCTTAGATAATGGTCAGTGGGTTTGGCCACAGAATACATGATTCCCCCAGCTGCCTTCTTATGGTAAATCAAGTCTACAGAAGCTTGTCAAGAGGTATGATTTGCTGTTAGTTTTAGGCCTGACAAAAAGCTCTTTGATTTCCTTGAACTGGGAATGATCATTTGGTCACAATCAAAagaaaatgctttgaactggaggtTGGACAAAGGGCAGACATGGTCTTAACCAAGGATTCTCTCCATTAGAATAATTTAAACCTCACAAAAATGATCACACATCATGAACTCCTTCAAAGGAGAGAAGACACATAAAGCCTTACAATACcatgttttcaagttgtttccctGCAAAAATGCATTACAGCAGAAATTTTCATTTTCAGGTATCTTTCTGAAGCTTCTAGTCCCATTGAAACGTAAGACGCGTTTTAACCAAACAAACATTctaacaaaacaaacacaatatGTGGTAAAATGCATACCCTTTTCTTGAAGCTGAACCAAAAAGAGCTTCTTGTGCTCTTTCGGTTTTGTAATGTGAGCAGGAATATATGGATACTGTGAGAAAGAATAGAAGTACACTTTAAGTTGATGCCAGGGTATACTTTTTCCTGAAATCACAAGCGAGTTATGAGGATTTACAACAGTTGACAGAATTGGGTCATTTAGTGTCTAGTGATTCAAaagcacatccttcaaatccagAGAACCAAAGTTAAACCACATGTATCAAATGTAAGGCACTGAAACGGGTCACGATAAGTCAAAGTAGTTGTAGATTCTAACACTGAGACATGCTAAGCAGGCAGGATATTAATCATGTCTTTCGCATTTCCATTATTAGTTTTAAGCCGGGAGTAGTTGGGCTACATATCCAACAATAAAGGAGCAAGGGGAATGCAGGCTTGGGTCCTCACCTGCGGGGGCTCAAAATTCGGTCGCCACCAGTTGCCAATGCAGTCATCAATGACCCAGTCTTGCTGCACTCCGTCTTGACGACCCAGGATCTGTCAAAATACAGACGCAAGGAAAATCCTGATGTTTTCCTTCCAAAACCATACAGATgagatatatgttatatatactaAGTTTAAGCTCCTTAGTATTCAAAATCAGGAAGAGTTGAAGGACACAAACAATCAAGCACTTGGTGAAGTGATTACGAATtaggttaccgtatatactcgagtataagccaacccaaatataagccaaggcatctaactttaccacaaaaacctgAGAAAACGTATtgcctcgagtataagccaaaggtgggaaATTCAGCactattggtaaatttcaaaataaaaatagataccaataaaattacattgaggaatcaataggttaaatgtttttgaatatttactgtatttccaagaaaaacagtaaattagCTTTGTAAGTGGAaaggtagggtcaacaaaaacaatatggtatcaacaataactttacaataacaacaacaataataataaaacctcacttgtatcctgccctatcttcctatggggactcaggctggctttcaacataataacaggcaaacattaaatgctatataaacaatgcaaagctagatatagatctataattatatatatgcatttccccctgaaatgtttgcaaatcctctatatgtgcatttccttcctgcaatatttgcaaaccctacatatctgtttatatctatctagacatctctctctatagtaACATGTATGTATTTCTCCAgcaatatttacaagccctatatatcaATCATTAAGAAGTTCAACTCAACACTATTCATCACTGTTCATATGAGCGTAATCATAAAAGGCTTACTGTTATCCGCCCTGATTCCTCATGGCAAAAATCCAAATAAATATGTAATCTACCTCTGTCATTAAACGTTTGAGACCTTCTACTTCATCTTCTCCTGGGTTAAGTTCCCCACCAGGCCTGTTGACGATACAAAGGACACATTTTAGGCAGCATGAAGCAATATTTCAGAGACGAATTCTGCTCAGGAAATGCTAGAATTAATCTGAAGTTTTCAAGATAATACAACCAGAGCTCACAGAATTTCACAGGTGCCAAGAATGTTATATACATTGATATACCAGGATGTGCAACTGTATAGAAACAGTTAATCCCTCCATCATTTTGTTctttgtttgttatgcagacagagttcAAAAGAGTAGAAAAGGGTTAAGGAAGAGGCAatggggttatgcaaattccacaccaatggagaaaggcACACTGGGATACCTGCCCGTGGTGAAGGAAAcatgtaaaatctaggatgaaattgtccccaaatgaaagcatttcttgggtagtgggccgtagtgtttggggagaacattggcagggtttgagcTACATGTtaatggcgctcactataacctgaaatgtcatgtCACTGTAGGttagagctgtttgtggaggccagagactgtctgtgtaagtggacaccttcaccacatacacacatacagattttcatgtttattatgtggatggatggatggatagatgtacACATATACATTATTTGAACACAATCAAACAATGTATAGATGTAAAGCCAGCTGGCTGAATGGCTTAATGCATTTAATCTGCTCAGATGTTTTCAGTGGAGATCTAAACACACCTCCCACCAGGGCAGCATCCTATTCCTTATGATGCTCACTTACAGTTTGAAGAAAGTGGTGCCCAGCTGCAAGAGCAGGACGTGAGGCAGCCTGTGTTCGTGGACGATCAGGACCCCTTCGACCGTCCGCCTCATCCCAATCTTGTCAAACTCCTCCCTCATGCGCAGGAAGCGGGCGGCCACAGAGCTGTCCTTCTCGTAGAGGGGTTCCTTGGTCCCAAAGGTATAGTTCGTGAGGGGGTACCTGAAagaattaagattaaacacaggactTCAGACAAACTGGTAAGCTGTAAAGAATATGTTCACAACTATTTGTCACCATGTGCAAAACAGTAATTCACGTTATATGCCTTATACCTGCTTTTCTTGTATAAAAGGCTATTGAAAAGAGGAATTGTTCTCAACCTTTAGCCATTCAGATGTTTGGTCTtcatttaactgtttatttttaataccaatTATTTTCAATTctgttgtatttgtattttattgtgttttagcgtattgtttattgcttgttgtttatactgttttaattgtttttaatttgccttttgttttgtattgttatattgtgtgttgaggccttggcctttgtaagccgcatcgagtccttcgggagatgccagcggggtacaaataaagtttagtaataataataataataataataatttttggggttttaaaattgtattgtattggtttcactgcaagccgctttgagtctcttttttggcAAGAAAAAAATGTGGTTTGAATAAAAATTTCTGAGAATCATTGAGCATTGGCTATGCAGCGGATGTCCAAAAATCAATTAgcacaacgggcggcagccagattaataactggggcggcttacagggagcgtaccaccttcCTACTTagccaactccactggctgccgatatgctaccgagcccaattcaaagtgctggttttgacctataaagccctaaacggttctggcccaatctacttgaccgaacgtatctcctccaatgagccaggaagatccctaaggtcatctggtgaggccctgctctcggtcccgcctgcctcgcaagtacggctggtgggaacgagggacagggccttttcggccATGGCTCCTCAACTGTGGAACACCCTACCCAGAGATAtatgacaagccccaacccttttgagttttagaaaagccctgaaaacatggctatgtgcccaggctttcgatgattaaatgataaagacgacccggactgatttacagctacagcacgaggatttggGATGAACAGATTTTTAACCatatggtttatatttttataatgtttaaattgttataggtggattttcattgctatgttttaattatgtgtaggcatcgaattgttgccaattgtgtatgccgccctgagtcccttcgggtgagaagggcgagatataaatgttggaaataaataaataaatatgtacagtatgtatatatttatttgtaatgtatatgtgtatacagattcatacatatgtatatatgtctctgggtgggtgggtgcatatatatacagtagagtctcacttatccaacactcgcttatccaacgttctggattatccaactcatttttgtagtcaatgttttcaatacatcatgatattttggtgctaaattcataaatacagtaattactacatagcattactgtgtattgaactaccttttctgtcaaattttgtgtataacatgatgttttggtgcttaatttgtaaaatcatagcctaatttgatgtttaataggcttttccttaatctctccttattatccaacatattcgcttatccaacgttctgccggcccgtttacgttggataagtgagactctactgtatatggataataaaataaaaccttgccccatgtgagccacccggAGTCCCCGCGGGAAGAtgttggcggggtataaataaagttttatttattttatatatggatgtatatgtatgtgtttatatgtacagtatgtatgtatttatttgtaatgtatatgcatatacagattcatacatatgtatatatgtctcTGTGGGtaggtggatatatatatatatatgcatgtgtatgtaaagatacatatagatatatacgtctgtgtgcatgtatatgaATCTGTGTAAATCTAATGGAACGTCGTGACTGGGTTTGGGTTCCAGCAATAGGCTTATCCAATGAGATGATCCAGTCAATGCCATTTTCCCCAACCCCGGAGGAAGGCCCAACTCACAGATTGATGGTCCTCTCGAGGGTGAGGGGCTTGCTCTGCTGGATGTACTTGTTCCCGAACTGGTTCACCCCTCGGGGCCAGCCGGTCTGGGAGCGGTTGGGCGGCACGACGGACATAATGGAGGCCCACGCGGCGGAGTCTCAGGAAGACACCGGCATCTCCCGCTTCACCACAGCCACCCCGCCAAAGGCCGCGCCGGAAGACTAGGCCTCACTTCCGGGCAAGCCGAGGCAGGCGGGAAGAAGAGACCATTCCCGCTTCCCTTACACTCGCGCGCGCCGCGCAGCAAATCAGAACGCGCGTGGCGGGCCGAGCTCTCTTCCTATTGGCTGTCAGGGATCAGTACTTAATTCCCATTGGTTGTCCCGCCTTTGCTATATCTCCTTTAGCACGAACCTTTCATTCCTATTCTATGgcttagtccaggggtccccaaactaaggcccgggggccggatgcggcccatcgaagccatttatccggcccccatggcacaagggcagaagggggttagactaaatgacccaaggggtctcttcttctcttacaaccattattattattattattattattattattattatattttatgacacagcaaacaaaatagatatgctggatttcgtatcacaaaatcacattattattattattattattattaacattgaggctgggtggccatctgtcaggtgctttgctagtgcttttgatgcacaaaggcagaaggggattggactcagtggcccaaagggtctcttccaaccctctattattattattattattattattattattattattattattattattattattaacattgaggctgggtggccatctgtcaggggtgctttgcttgtgctttcggtgcacaaaggcagaaggggattggactcagtggcccaaagggtctcttccaaccctttttgttgttgttgttgttgttgttgttgtttgttgttgttgttattttattgtatgacacagcaaacaagatagatatgctggaattattattattattattatttctcggtggccaactatagtccggccctccaacagtccgaaggatcatgaaccggccccctgtttaaaaagtttggggacccttggcttAATCCATTCATTACCTATTATAATATAAAAGTGATATATTTGTGATACATTTTACGACCCCCAATGGATTCctccttattttaaaattgtataataTACCTTTAGATGATCAGAATAGCGATCTATTTCGTTTCTCTATGGCAATATTTTTTAATCCCCCCCGGGTTCGGTTGGTGCCTTCCAAAACCTAGCCCGGCGATTGGTGAAGCAGTTTTAGGCCCCGCCTTCGTGCTGAGGCAAACCGGAAGTGGTCGGAAACTGAAGGGAAAGCATGAGCGTTCTGAGGCGGAGAAGGCCTGAGGCGGGAGAGGCGGCGAAGAAGCGGCTCAAGCGGGACGAGCGGGCCGAGTTCTCCGCCGCGCTGAGAGGGACGGCGCTGAAGGAGAAGGTGGCCGCGGCCTGGGCCCGGAAGGAGGCGCTGCGGGACGGTAAGGTCGCCTGGGCCGCAGAGTGGAGGGGGAGCCCTGGCGCCAGGTGTTATTTTTGGGTAACTGCGAGTTTCCCGGgccgttgtatgttttccgggctgtatggccatgttccagaagtattctctcctgacgtttcacccacatctatggcaagcatcctcagaggttttgaggtatggaaaaactaagcaaggcactgcagactaactcaaccagagacatcagccatagcagagcacttgatgaactaacctggacacagtatattatttgagaacacagaaatgctcgaccactccaacaacgatcatttcagactacacagaaaagccattgaaatccacaagcatgtggacaacttcaacagaaaggaggaaaccatgaaaatgaacaaaatctggctaccagtattaaaaaaactcaaaaatcagaacaataaataagaagcaacactctgaaaacagaggagttccagacatgggaaccaggggcagctaatgactctgaacaaaagatgcccacaggcaggaaaagccaggagatgaagctatctatatatataaaagggtaatgaaatttcgacctaggacaaaacaacaaaactacacatcccagaaacactaaacttggcaacacaacccctcatccatgcctctacgttcatacaataaacagctccagctactccagaaaatggccaggctttgagactgcaaggctattcactgctattcaaccttgccaacaaaggattcccataagccacagcaacgcgtggccgggcaaagttagtttaatgctaataaaggtgattaattacaacattcacactgacctccagctgacaaagagttcttctctcaccctggactttccacagatatttatGAACCTtttttgcttagtttctccatacctcacaacctctaaggatgcctgccatagatgtgggtgaaacgtcaggagagaatacttctggaacatggccacacagctcaaaagacacaacaaccctgtgatcccagccatgaaagccttcgacaacagtttcccgggctgtctggccatgttccagaagcattcttctcctgacgttttgcccccaactatggcaggcatcctcagaggttgtgaggtctgttggaaactagacaagtggagtttatatacctgtggaataatgtccagggtgggagaaagaactcttttctgtcttgagacaagtgtgaatgtttccattggccaccttgattagcattgaatggccttgcaacttggctgcttcctacctgtgggaatcttttgttgagaggtgtatAAAATGAATGTTCATTATCATTACTAGTTTGGGTACCTGCCGTTGCCcggttattttaaaaagtcattttttttaattgtacaaaatgcaccctggtggcatagtgcgttaaagcgctgagctgctcaacttgcagaccgaaaggtcccaggttcaaatcccgggaacagaatgagcgcccgctgttagccctagctcctgccaacctagcagttcgaaaacttgccaatgtgagtagatcaataggtaccgctccggcgggaaggtaaccctggcgctccatgcagtcatgccagccacatgaccttggaggtatctatggacaactcttcggcttagaaatggagatgagcaccaacccccagagtcagacacgactggacttaacctcaggggaaaacctttacctttacctacaaaatGCTTAAGCTTATGGGTGAATTACAACTGGCACCATggcaggttaaccccgagaaactccatcaataCTTAACAGTTTTTTATgatgggcaagtttgctctagatgcatcatgggtggggttcagtgtgcgcTAGAATACCTGATTTAGGAAATGTTCCTCTTCTGTTTCTCCCCCAGAGGCTGTTGTGCTGGACCCGGCCCCTTTCCCCCACTGCGTCATCCCAAACTTCATCCAAAcggaaggctttttggaaggcCTGCAGAAGGAACTTTTGAGCCTGGATTTCCATGAAAAGTGCAATGACTTGTACAAATTCAAACAAGTATGTCATTTGGGAATCATCTTCAGAGAGCTTTGTAATGTTGTGATGCGAGTGTTGGGCTGTAACTCTTGAAACTGGGGTTCAAACCCTTACTTAGGCAGGGAAACCCCAttagtgaccttggacaagtcacacactctcagcctcaggaaagCAAGGGCAAACTTCTGAATAAATAGTGTCATGAAACCCCTGTGATCGGTTTGCTTTAGGGTCGCCATCAGTTGGAAATAATTTCAATGCACATAACACTGAGCATCATTTAAaccagggtttcttaaactttttcatcTTGCGAGCACTTTTTGCCCAAGAGTCTTTTAATGTAATCctggatatataaatatatagaataCGTATCCtacgttttgctggcccgtttatgttagataagtgagtctctactgtacctCCAGTGGGTTGTCATGGCTTGCCTCAATTcttattcctttctttcttttctttctctctgtctttctctctctcttttgccttTTGGGTGGCGGGATATCTAGGCAACATAGTTGAGAAGTATAGTCTTTGCCAGAAATAAACAAAGGTGGGTTAATTTACATGTATTGAAAGTCAGCATTACATAGGAGTGGCAGGAATTATGAAAAAATTGctcaatttttattttaacaaAACATAGGAAGCGCAATCCTAAGAAGTTCTAACAGTCATTGTTTCCTTTTCCATGAGCAAAGTCAGATGACCTGAAGAAAAGAAGAGAGCCTCACATTGCGGCTTTAAGGTAAATTTGCCATtttttgggaaatgatatttaaggaaataagaacaataataaaaatagagatagagagtacacctaaatcagcattattacttatgcatgacaatattctctcacaagaggagaaaggACTGGTTTCTAATTTTTATAACTGTagcaaaaaattggaaagaaaaaaaagaaaatccaattagaagaatggtatagGGAAATCTGGAATATAGCTATTAATGATAAGCTGacttgtaatattaaaattaaaaagggaatgctgaaacaaacagatttttggaaaatatggggaaattttattgagtatatttttaatgagggaaaggggtacaagccagcaacagaggcaatgaaattttggacttgtgaaactaTATGAGTCGGTTGGTCTTGGTGAAGGGGGGCACAAAGtaaggggaggggggaaaagatataacaacaataataataataaaaaataaaacatgtataaatagataaagtgtgtagtagagagatatgtagtaaagttataatggaaaagtccaaaactgataagaaatatgcttaaaaacgtttttggatttgatttttctttattgtcggattgtatacaatatgatatgtttaagatactgtaaaatgtgaagaatatatacttatacattttgattgataaattaataataatattaattataaaacatgtataagtcgATAAAaagtgtagtagagagatatgtagtaaagttgtaatggaaaagttaaaaactgataagaaatacagta from Anolis carolinensis isolate JA03-04 unplaced genomic scaffold, rAnoCar3.1.pri scaffold_9, whole genome shotgun sequence carries:
- the nudt21 gene encoding cleavage and polyadenylation specificity factor subunit 5, with product MSVVPPNRSQTGWPRGVNQFGNKYIQQSKPLTLERTINLYPLTNYTFGTKEPLYEKDSSVAARFLRMREEFDKIGMRRTVEGVLIVHEHRLPHVLLLQLGTTFFKLPGGELNPGEDEVEGLKRLMTEILGRQDGVQQDWVIDDCIGNWWRPNFEPPQYPYIPAHITKPKEHKKLFLVQLQEKALFAVPKNYKLVAAPLFELYDNAPGYGPIISSLPQLLSRFNFIYN